From Rhodococcus sp. B7740, one genomic window encodes:
- a CDS encoding M24 family metallopeptidase produces MPADFGARRGALRELLAADGLDSMLITDLLNVRYLTGFTGSNAALLVSAADSAGDEDRTVICTDGRYVTQVAEQVPDLRAEIDRASAVHLLRSSVAGNTGRVGFESHVVTVDAHRAWSELDGAVELVRAPGVVESLRVVKDEFEVGLLRDACRAADDALADLIGGGGIRAGRTEREVARELESSMLDHGADAVSFETIVAAGANSAVPHHRPTDAVLADGDFVKLDFGALVGGYHSDMTRTFVIGTPAQWQRDLYELVQRSQTAGRDALAPGVTTASVDAASRSVIEDAGYGEYFLHGLGHGVGLEIHEAPGIAKTSTGTLLSGAAVTVEPGVYFSGRGGVRIEDTLVVRDGGPELLTLTSKELTSV; encoded by the coding sequence ATGCCTGCCGATTTCGGTGCCCGTCGTGGTGCCCTACGAGAACTGTTGGCCGCCGACGGACTCGATTCGATGTTGATCACCGATCTTCTCAACGTCCGATACCTGACCGGATTCACCGGCTCGAATGCCGCGTTGCTGGTCTCGGCGGCCGATTCGGCCGGCGACGAGGATCGGACGGTGATCTGCACCGACGGTCGGTACGTCACTCAGGTGGCCGAACAGGTCCCGGATCTGCGCGCCGAGATCGACCGGGCGTCGGCGGTGCATCTGCTTCGATCGTCGGTCGCGGGCAACACCGGTCGCGTGGGCTTCGAGAGCCACGTGGTGACAGTGGATGCACACCGAGCGTGGTCGGAGCTCGACGGTGCCGTGGAGTTGGTGCGCGCACCGGGTGTCGTGGAGTCGTTGCGAGTGGTCAAGGACGAGTTCGAGGTGGGATTGCTCAGGGACGCCTGCCGCGCCGCCGACGACGCGCTGGCCGACCTGATCGGTGGGGGCGGGATCCGTGCAGGCCGGACCGAGCGTGAGGTCGCCCGCGAGCTGGAGTCGTCGATGCTCGATCACGGTGCCGATGCTGTGTCGTTCGAGACCATCGTCGCTGCCGGAGCCAATTCGGCGGTCCCGCATCACCGGCCGACCGATGCGGTGCTGGCCGACGGAGACTTCGTCAAGCTCGACTTCGGTGCACTCGTCGGCGGCTACCACTCGGACATGACTCGCACCTTCGTCATCGGGACTCCCGCGCAGTGGCAGCGCGATCTGTACGAGCTGGTGCAGCGGTCGCAGACAGCCGGTCGAGACGCTCTGGCTCCAGGGGTGACCACCGCCTCGGTCGACGCCGCGTCGCGCTCGGTGATCGAGGATGCGGGGTACGGGGAGTACTTCCTGCACGGGCTCGGCCACGGCGTCGGTCTGGAAATCCACGAAGCGCCGGGAATCGCGAAGACGAGCACCGGTACACTGCTGAGCGGTGCAGCGGTCACCGTCGAGCCGGGTGTCTACTTCTCCGGTCGCGGCGGCGTTCGGATCGAGGACACACTCGTCGTTCGCGACGGGGGTCCGGAACTGCTCACCCTGACAAGCAAGGAACTCACGTCCGTCTAG
- a CDS encoding B-4DMT family transporter, protein MTGWAVRGISMGLVNVVVRLLLGAAVSMWPLSGSALRWVAYALVLLVIIVWAGIDGIRDRRKHPDPDDGEDLTMVWLKAAVVGGLLGGLLSWIVDFFVDFSLGQNGLVFELTSGAAFTILTIFIAASVAVFAGRQIVNREAKKKLATSDAERAHDRQLVNAGQENRSTQSEPARSEPARSERQWASEHGEADTEVFSAVDADGKPRLDKRGRHGSADGS, encoded by the coding sequence ATGACTGGGTGGGCAGTGCGTGGCATAAGTATGGGATTGGTCAACGTCGTCGTTCGACTGCTGCTGGGGGCAGCAGTGTCGATGTGGCCGCTGAGCGGATCGGCACTGCGCTGGGTGGCCTACGCCCTCGTGCTGCTCGTCATCATCGTGTGGGCCGGCATCGACGGAATCCGTGACCGACGCAAGCATCCCGACCCCGACGACGGCGAGGACCTCACCATGGTCTGGCTCAAGGCCGCCGTGGTCGGTGGGCTCCTCGGAGGTCTCCTGAGCTGGATCGTCGACTTCTTCGTCGACTTCAGCCTGGGTCAGAACGGTCTGGTCTTCGAGTTGACGTCCGGAGCCGCGTTCACCATTCTCACCATCTTCATCGCCGCGAGCGTCGCGGTGTTCGCGGGACGACAGATCGTCAACCGTGAGGCGAAAAAGAAGTTGGCCACCTCGGACGCCGAACGCGCGCACGACCGCCAGCTGGTCAACGCCGGCCAGGAGAATCGGTCGACGCAGTCCGAACCCGCTCGGTCCGAACCTGCTCGGTCCGAACGTCAGTGGGCTTCCGAGCACGGCGAAGCCGACACCGAGGTGTTCTCGGCGGTGGACGCGGACGGAAAGCCGCGGCTGGACAAGCGCGGTCGTCACGGCAGCGCCGACGGTTCCTGA
- the aroB gene encoding 3-dehydroquinate synthase: MTEPVRVQVETANPYPVIIGRGLLTDLVDELAGTATVAIFHQPPLAETAEAVRAALADKGIDAHRIEIPDAEDGKDLAVAGFCWEVLGRIGLTRSDAIVSLGGGAATDLAGFVAATWMRGVRIVHVPTTLLAMVDAAVGGKTGINTDAGKNLVGSFHEPAAVLIDLATLETVPKNEIVSGLAEVIKTGFIADPKILDIIEADPAAALDPTGDVLPELIRRSVEVKAKVVAADLRESNLREILNYGHTLAHAIERREQYRWRHGAAVSVGLVFAAELGRLAGRLDDATADRHRSILESVGLPVTYDEHAFSDLLKGMQTDKKNRAGLLRFVVLDGLAKPGRLEGPDPALLVAAFSAVGREAPAAGGSAILL; this comes from the coding sequence ATGACAGAGCCCGTGCGCGTCCAGGTCGAGACAGCCAACCCGTACCCGGTGATCATCGGCCGAGGTCTGTTGACGGACCTCGTCGACGAGCTCGCCGGAACGGCCACCGTGGCGATCTTCCACCAACCTCCGCTGGCCGAGACCGCGGAGGCTGTGCGAGCTGCGTTGGCGGACAAGGGAATCGACGCTCACCGCATCGAGATCCCGGATGCCGAGGACGGCAAGGATCTGGCAGTGGCGGGGTTCTGCTGGGAGGTTCTCGGTCGAATCGGTCTCACCCGCAGCGACGCCATCGTCAGTCTGGGCGGCGGCGCGGCAACGGACCTGGCCGGCTTCGTTGCCGCGACCTGGATGCGCGGAGTTCGTATCGTCCACGTGCCGACCACGCTGCTGGCCATGGTCGACGCGGCCGTGGGCGGCAAGACCGGCATCAACACCGATGCGGGCAAGAACCTCGTCGGCTCGTTCCACGAACCGGCCGCCGTGTTGATCGATCTGGCGACGCTCGAGACCGTGCCGAAGAACGAGATCGTCTCGGGCCTGGCCGAGGTGATCAAGACCGGGTTCATCGCGGACCCGAAGATTCTGGACATCATCGAGGCGGATCCTGCCGCAGCGCTGGATCCGACCGGCGACGTGCTGCCGGAGCTGATCAGGCGCTCGGTCGAGGTCAAGGCGAAGGTCGTGGCGGCGGATCTGCGCGAGTCGAACCTGCGCGAGATTCTCAACTACGGGCACACGCTCGCCCACGCGATCGAGCGGCGGGAGCAATACCGTTGGCGCCACGGTGCCGCCGTGTCGGTCGGTCTGGTGTTCGCGGCCGAGCTCGGACGCCTGGCCGGACGCCTGGACGACGCCACGGCCGACCGCCACCGCTCGATTCTCGAATCGGTCGGCTTGCCGGTCACCTACGACGAGCACGCGTTCTCGGATCTGCTCAAGGGTATGCAGACGGACAAGAAGAACCGGGCCGGGCTGTTGCGGTTCGTGGTTCTGGACGGTCTCGCCAAGCCGGGACGGCTCGAGGGGCCGGACCCGGCACTGCTCGTCGCCGCATTCTCCGCGGTCGGTCGTGAGGCTCCGGCCGCAGGTGGGTCGGCCATTCTGTTGTGA
- a CDS encoding shikimate kinase, with product MTPYAVLVGPPGAGKSTIGRRLAQALDLDLFDTDVAIERDTGRTIADIFSHDGEPAFRQIEERIVAGALASHDGIVSLGGGAVLSPATRALLSGHTVVYLEISVAEGLRRTGANTVRPLLAGPDPRAKYQQLMRHRRPLYRSVATVRVRTDSRSPARVVGQLVAKLTAIAPVPGRDANERNPQ from the coding sequence ATGACCCCGTACGCGGTCCTCGTCGGACCGCCGGGAGCAGGTAAGTCGACGATCGGTCGACGGCTGGCACAGGCGCTGGACCTGGACCTGTTCGACACCGACGTGGCCATCGAGCGAGACACCGGTCGCACGATCGCCGACATCTTCTCGCACGACGGCGAACCGGCGTTTCGGCAGATCGAGGAGCGGATAGTCGCAGGTGCTCTGGCCTCGCACGACGGGATCGTCTCCCTCGGCGGTGGTGCCGTGCTGTCGCCCGCGACCCGCGCCCTACTGTCCGGGCACACCGTGGTGTACCTGGAGATCAGTGTGGCCGAGGGGCTTCGGCGAACCGGTGCGAACACGGTTCGGCCGCTGCTCGCCGGCCCCGACCCGCGTGCGAAGTACCAGCAACTGATGCGTCATCGGCGACCTCTCTATCGTTCGGTGGCCACGGTGCGAGTGCGCACCGACAGTCGCAGCCCCGCTCGGGTCGTGGGCCAGTTGGTGGCGAAGCTGACGGCGATCGCCCCTGTTCCCGGGCGCGATGCGAACGAGAGAAACCCCCAGTAG
- the aroC gene encoding chorismate synthase, translated as MLRWITAGESHGPALVAILEGMVAGVEVTSDDIASQLARRRLGYGRGARMKFEADKVTLTGGVRHGRTMGGPVAIEVGNTEWPKWEQVMSADPVDDAVLADLARNSPLTRPRPGHADFSGMLKYGFDDARPVLERASARETAARVAIGTVARLFLKQAFGVDVVSHVISIGASDPYVGPPPAGADLDAIDASPVRAFDKAAEESMIAEIEAAKKDGDTLGGVVEVVVHGLPVGLGSFVSGERKLDARLAAALMGIQAIKGVEIGDGFETARRRGSVAHDEIKPGPDGVLRSTNRAGGIEGGMTNGEALRVRAAMKPISTVPRALATVDMTTGDEAVAIHQRSDVCAVPAAGVVAETMVALVVAQAALEKFGGDSLAETTSNVDHYVKGTAARPPR; from the coding sequence GTGCTGCGCTGGATAACTGCCGGAGAATCCCACGGACCCGCTCTCGTCGCCATCCTCGAAGGAATGGTCGCGGGAGTAGAGGTGACCTCGGACGACATTGCCTCTCAACTCGCGCGCCGTCGCCTCGGCTACGGCCGCGGTGCCCGCATGAAGTTCGAGGCCGACAAAGTGACCCTCACCGGCGGTGTTCGACACGGACGCACCATGGGCGGGCCGGTTGCGATAGAGGTCGGCAACACCGAGTGGCCCAAATGGGAGCAGGTGATGTCGGCCGACCCCGTCGACGACGCAGTGCTCGCGGATCTCGCGCGCAACTCTCCGTTGACCCGGCCGCGGCCCGGCCATGCCGACTTCTCCGGAATGCTCAAGTACGGATTCGACGACGCTCGTCCGGTGCTCGAACGCGCCAGCGCTCGTGAGACCGCCGCCCGGGTCGCCATCGGCACCGTCGCCCGTCTGTTCCTGAAGCAGGCGTTCGGCGTCGACGTCGTGTCCCATGTGATCTCGATCGGTGCGTCCGACCCCTACGTCGGACCGCCGCCCGCAGGTGCCGACCTCGACGCGATCGACGCCTCCCCGGTTCGCGCCTTCGACAAGGCCGCCGAGGAGTCGATGATCGCCGAGATCGAAGCCGCGAAGAAGGACGGCGACACTCTCGGCGGTGTCGTCGAGGTCGTCGTGCACGGCCTGCCCGTCGGCCTCGGATCGTTTGTCTCCGGAGAACGCAAACTCGACGCCCGACTGGCCGCAGCGCTGATGGGCATCCAGGCCATCAAAGGGGTCGAGATCGGGGACGGCTTCGAGACCGCACGTCGACGCGGAAGCGTCGCCCACGACGAAATCAAGCCCGGGCCCGACGGTGTCTTGCGCTCGACCAACCGCGCAGGCGGCATCGAGGGCGGTATGACCAACGGTGAGGCACTACGAGTGCGGGCGGCGATGAAGCCCATCTCGACGGTTCCGCGTGCGCTGGCAACGGTCGACATGACGACCGGTGACGAGGCAGTGGCCATTCATCAGCGCTCGGACGTCTGCGCTGTTCCGGCTGCAGGCGTCGTCGCGGAGACCATGGTCGCCCTGGTGGTCGCGCAGGCAGCGTTGGAGAAGTTCGGTGGGGACTCGCTGGCGGAGACGACGAGCAACGTCGACCACTACGTGAAGGGCACCGCCGCCCGACCTCCACGATGA
- a CDS encoding prepilin peptidase, with the protein MTGLCVAVVVGAAAGMTMRRCLVRWNPRLLPLLSAIGTGWVWWRFGGSEYAFSLCITMWWFAALSAVDLQQRRLPNILTVPGAIVVTIALVVTGSASAVLGGALLFAIYLVVHLLAPAAFGAGDVKLAWSVGSIAGVGGGEGWAIAAVAAPVVTAVVGSVVAAFGHGRARIAHGPSMCAATLLASAASLA; encoded by the coding sequence ATGACGGGTCTGTGTGTCGCGGTCGTGGTCGGCGCCGCCGCGGGGATGACGATGCGCCGCTGCCTGGTCCGATGGAATCCTCGGCTCCTGCCGCTGCTGTCTGCGATCGGGACCGGATGGGTCTGGTGGCGGTTCGGCGGCTCCGAGTACGCGTTCTCGTTGTGCATAACGATGTGGTGGTTCGCCGCCCTCAGCGCCGTCGACCTGCAGCAGCGCCGGTTGCCGAACATCCTGACCGTCCCCGGAGCGATCGTGGTGACGATCGCGCTCGTCGTCACCGGCTCGGCGAGCGCAGTGCTCGGCGGCGCTCTGCTGTTCGCGATTTATCTGGTCGTTCACCTTCTCGCGCCCGCCGCGTTCGGCGCGGGGGACGTCAAACTCGCCTGGTCGGTCGGCTCGATCGCAGGCGTGGGCGGCGGAGAAGGATGGGCGATCGCCGCAGTGGCGGCACCGGTGGTAACTGCCGTGGTGGGGTCGGTCGTCGCGGCGTTCGGGCACGGGCGCGCGCGCATCGCGCACGGCCCGTCCATGTGCGCGGCCACCCTGCTGGCATCCGCGGCGTCCCTGGCGTGA
- a CDS encoding shikimate dehydrogenase, translating into MASSTAAADVRAAVLGSPVEHSKSPVLHCAAYRALGLTDWSYERIDCTGEQLPGLLDGFGPEWVGVSVTMPGKVAALEYATERTARAVLAGSANTLVRTASGWRADCTDVDGIVGALRDAGVEDLSGSTVTVVGAGGTSRPAIVALAGLGAAAVTVVARSAERARDTLDCAVAAGMRAEFVNMTDPRLATVAAASAVLVSTVPAAGAADIASDLAHAPLVLDAIYDPWPTPLAAAVEAAGGTVISGLSMLLNQAYGQVEQFTGKPAPRAIMRDALATVR; encoded by the coding sequence GTGGCTTCCTCGACAGCGGCCGCTGACGTGCGCGCCGCTGTGCTGGGAAGCCCTGTCGAACACTCGAAGTCGCCGGTGCTGCACTGCGCTGCGTACCGCGCGCTCGGCCTCACCGACTGGAGCTACGAGCGCATCGACTGCACCGGTGAGCAGTTGCCCGGCCTGCTCGACGGTTTCGGCCCCGAATGGGTCGGCGTGTCGGTCACCATGCCGGGCAAGGTTGCCGCTCTGGAGTACGCGACCGAACGCACCGCGCGGGCAGTTCTGGCCGGCTCGGCGAACACCCTGGTGCGGACCGCGTCGGGCTGGCGCGCCGACTGCACGGACGTCGACGGAATCGTGGGTGCACTGCGCGACGCCGGAGTCGAGGACCTGTCCGGTAGCACCGTGACGGTGGTCGGTGCCGGGGGAACGTCGAGGCCGGCGATCGTGGCGCTGGCCGGGCTCGGAGCGGCTGCGGTCACCGTGGTCGCGCGGTCGGCCGAGCGCGCCCGGGACACACTGGACTGCGCCGTCGCCGCGGGAATGCGCGCGGAGTTCGTGAACATGACAGACCCTCGTCTCGCCACTGTCGCAGCGGCCTCGGCGGTACTGGTGAGCACCGTCCCGGCGGCCGGAGCGGCCGACATCGCGTCGGATCTCGCCCATGCGCCGCTGGTACTCGACGCTATCTACGATCCGTGGCCGACGCCCCTGGCAGCTGCCGTGGAGGCGGCCGGTGGAACCGTCATCAGCGGATTGTCGATGCTGCTCAATCAGGCCTACGGGCAGGTGGAGCAATTCACCGGCAAGCCGGCACCACGAGCGATCATGCGGGACGCGCTGGCCACCGTGCGGTGA
- a CDS encoding endolytic transglycosylase MltG — MNYQGPDRDRRDARADEAHTDPIGYSVDEGSEFHRSLHGHPQRKEPHPRASRHGDREPDREAERPAVPQEVGRSRAASRKDRAASSRKRRGRLVAAVLGLVLIVAVAGGGYFAVNKFGNRTTPNADFAAGSPGDGVVIQVHPNDTAQQIGTQAADKGVVASSGAFLEAALSNNAITSVQPGFYLLASNVPASQAVSELVDPASRVGNMVISEGRQLHDARDVNTGAVKKGIYTLISEASCVDRTGSGTPTCVSYDDLNAAGAVDDPAALGVPDWATDRVEGVPDRDRQLEGLIAAGTWDFDPSAAPTDILEQLVSESATRYEDTGILTAGANSGLTPYDTLVAASLVERESLPQDFSKVARVILNRLAVPQKLEFDSTVNYSLDTTEVATTDADRARVTPWNTYASEGLPATPISSPSIGAVQAVEMPADGDWLYFVTINQAGETLFTRSYEEHLANITKVEGGFLDSGR, encoded by the coding sequence GTGAACTACCAAGGGCCCGATCGGGACCGCCGAGACGCGCGCGCGGACGAGGCGCACACCGACCCGATCGGCTATTCGGTGGACGAGGGCAGCGAGTTCCACCGCAGCCTGCACGGCCATCCGCAGCGGAAGGAGCCGCACCCACGGGCCTCTCGTCACGGCGATCGCGAGCCCGATCGCGAGGCCGAGCGCCCAGCGGTGCCCCAGGAGGTCGGACGCAGCCGTGCTGCGAGCCGCAAGGACCGAGCCGCGTCCAGCCGCAAGCGTCGCGGCCGCTTGGTGGCTGCGGTGCTCGGGCTCGTGTTGATCGTGGCAGTGGCAGGCGGAGGGTATTTCGCGGTGAACAAGTTCGGCAATCGCACGACACCGAACGCTGACTTCGCCGCGGGCTCACCGGGGGACGGCGTGGTGATTCAGGTTCATCCGAACGACACCGCGCAACAGATCGGTACCCAGGCAGCGGACAAAGGTGTCGTGGCCAGCTCGGGTGCGTTCCTCGAAGCAGCGCTGTCGAACAACGCCATCACCTCGGTTCAACCCGGCTTCTATCTGCTCGCCAGCAACGTGCCTGCCTCGCAGGCCGTCTCCGAACTGGTCGACCCCGCGTCCCGAGTGGGCAACATGGTGATCTCCGAGGGCCGCCAGTTGCACGACGCTCGCGACGTGAACACCGGTGCGGTCAAGAAGGGCATCTACACCCTGATCTCCGAGGCCAGCTGCGTGGACCGAACCGGCAGTGGAACCCCCACCTGCGTGAGCTACGACGACCTCAACGCGGCCGGAGCTGTGGACGACCCGGCCGCCCTGGGCGTGCCCGACTGGGCCACCGATCGCGTCGAAGGAGTCCCGGACCGCGATCGCCAGCTCGAGGGCCTGATCGCCGCGGGTACCTGGGACTTCGATCCCAGCGCGGCACCGACCGACATCCTCGAGCAGTTGGTGTCCGAGAGTGCCACCCGCTACGAGGACACCGGAATTCTCACCGCGGGCGCCAACTCCGGGCTGACTCCGTACGACACCCTCGTCGCCGCGTCGCTCGTCGAACGTGAGTCCCTGCCCCAGGACTTCAGCAAAGTGGCCCGGGTGATTCTCAATCGCCTCGCCGTACCGCAGAAGCTCGAGTTCGACTCGACGGTCAATTACTCGCTCGACACGACCGAGGTGGCCACCACGGACGCCGACCGCGCCCGCGTCACCCCGTGGAACACCTATGCCAGCGAGGGGCTGCCGGCAACCCCGATCTCCTCGCCGAGTATCGGTGCGGTGCAGGCGGTCGAGATGCCTGCCGACGGTGACTGGTTGTACTTCGTGACCATCAACCAGGCGGGCGAAACCCTGTTCACCCGCAGCTACGAGGAACACCTGGCCAACATCACCAAGGTCGAGGGTGGCTTCCTCGACAGCGGCCGCTGA
- the ruvX gene encoding Holliday junction resolvase RuvX: MVTQGRGPDRPGADDPGRGRRIGIDVGSVRIGIAASDPDGVLATPVETVPRSKIKGPDAPDVVRVAEIVAEYEAVEIVIGLPRTLRGERGSAVEAAERFGRSLYRRLGDVPIRMADERLTTVSASRALRDSGVRAKNQRSVIDQAAAVAILQGWLDERRAVSDRAATNSGSTEVDE; this comes from the coding sequence GTGGTGACTCAGGGGCGTGGCCCCGATCGGCCCGGTGCCGACGATCCCGGACGTGGCCGTCGTATCGGCATCGACGTCGGCAGCGTCCGCATCGGCATCGCCGCGAGCGATCCGGACGGTGTGCTGGCCACGCCGGTCGAGACCGTGCCGCGCTCGAAGATCAAGGGTCCCGACGCGCCGGATGTGGTGCGAGTGGCGGAGATCGTCGCCGAGTACGAGGCAGTCGAGATCGTGATCGGGCTTCCGCGGACGCTGCGCGGAGAACGCGGCAGCGCCGTCGAGGCAGCCGAGAGATTCGGCCGTTCCCTGTACCGGCGGTTGGGTGATGTTCCGATTCGGATGGCCGACGAGCGACTGACTACCGTGAGCGCATCGCGTGCCTTACGGGACAGTGGAGTGCGAGCCAAGAACCAACGATCGGTGATCGATCAGGCTGCGGCGGTGGCGATACTGCAGGGGTGGCTCGACGAGCGCCGCGCCGTATCGGATCGTGCAGCGACGAATTCAGGATCGACGGAGGTCGACGAGTGA
- the alaS gene encoding alanine--tRNA ligase → MQTHEIRRRFLDHFVKAGHTEVPSASLILDDPNLLFVNAGMVPFVPFFLGQQTPPYKTATSVQKCVRTLDIENVGITTRHNTFFQMAGNFSFGDYFKRDAIRHAWSLLTDSVEDGGYGFDPERIWATAYLDDDEAIELWKEIAGLPDERIQRRGMADNYWSMGIPGPCGPCSEIYYDRGPEFGAEGGPEADEDRYIEIWNLVFMQNERGKGISKDDFEILGPLPKQNIDTGMGVERVAFLLQGVDNVYETDLVRPVIAKAEELSGRAYGANHEDDVRFRVIADHARTAALLISDGVNPGNDGRGYVLRRLLRRIVRSARLLGAPDETMAQFITVVRDTMAESYPNLVTDFDRILTVAVGEETAFLKTLTSGSRLFEGAAEAVKASGAKKIGGAEAFALHDTYGFPIDLTLEMAAEAGLSVDEDGFRSLMSEQRNRAKDDARARKHAHADLTVYKDFVDGSPTEFTGFDELGSDATVLALISNGVRVPTAVAGERIEIILDRSPLYAESGGQIADIGTITAPGLSVKVDDVQKIAKKLWTHKSVVESGQITEGDTVHVDVDHAWRKGATQGHSGTHMVHAALRQVLGPNATQAGSLNKPGYLRFDFSWQGALSEAQRDDIENVANDAVGSDFAVNTLVTDLESAKKMGAMALFGENYGDEVRVVEIGGPFSMELCGGTHVQHSSQIGPVTILGESSVGSGVRRVEAFVGLDSYRYLAKERALLAGIASSLKVPSEEVPARIETLVERLRVAEKELDAVKAAAVLASAGEFVGKAERFGDVRAVVARAPEGVGGNDLRTLVTDIRGRLGTDPAVVVLFGTVSGKVPFVVSANKAAQDAGVAAGDLVAAFGPSIGGRGGGKPELAQGSGSDVAGIDAGIDAARARLTELTTH, encoded by the coding sequence GTGCAGACCCATGAGATCCGCAGGCGTTTCCTCGACCATTTCGTGAAGGCGGGACACACCGAAGTACCCAGTGCGTCGTTGATCCTCGACGACCCGAATCTGCTGTTCGTCAATGCGGGCATGGTCCCCTTCGTCCCGTTCTTCCTCGGTCAGCAGACACCGCCGTACAAGACGGCGACGAGCGTCCAGAAGTGCGTGCGCACCCTCGACATCGAGAACGTCGGTATCACCACCCGCCACAACACGTTCTTCCAGATGGCAGGCAACTTCTCGTTCGGCGACTACTTCAAGCGCGACGCCATTCGGCATGCCTGGTCGCTGTTGACCGACAGTGTCGAGGACGGCGGGTACGGGTTCGACCCCGAGCGGATCTGGGCCACTGCGTATCTCGACGACGACGAGGCCATCGAGCTCTGGAAGGAGATCGCAGGCCTGCCCGACGAACGAATTCAACGTCGCGGAATGGCCGACAACTACTGGTCCATGGGCATTCCCGGGCCCTGTGGCCCGTGCTCGGAGATCTACTACGACCGCGGACCCGAGTTCGGTGCCGAGGGTGGTCCCGAGGCCGATGAGGACCGGTACATCGAGATCTGGAACCTCGTGTTCATGCAGAACGAACGCGGCAAGGGGATCAGCAAGGACGATTTCGAGATTCTCGGTCCGCTGCCGAAGCAGAACATCGACACCGGCATGGGCGTCGAGCGCGTCGCATTCCTGCTGCAGGGCGTGGACAACGTCTACGAGACCGACCTCGTCCGACCGGTCATCGCCAAGGCCGAGGAGCTCTCGGGACGCGCCTACGGCGCGAATCACGAGGACGACGTCCGCTTCCGCGTCATCGCCGATCACGCGCGCACCGCCGCGCTGCTCATCTCGGACGGCGTCAACCCCGGCAACGACGGCCGCGGTTACGTGCTGCGCCGGTTGCTGCGCCGCATCGTGCGATCGGCACGGCTGCTCGGAGCACCCGACGAGACGATGGCGCAGTTCATCACCGTCGTGCGCGACACGATGGCCGAGTCCTACCCGAACCTCGTCACCGACTTCGATCGAATTCTCACCGTCGCTGTGGGGGAGGAGACCGCGTTTCTCAAGACCCTCACCTCGGGTTCACGGCTGTTCGAGGGTGCCGCCGAGGCAGTCAAGGCGTCGGGTGCGAAGAAGATCGGCGGCGCAGAAGCGTTCGCACTGCACGACACCTACGGGTTCCCGATCGATCTGACGCTCGAAATGGCCGCCGAGGCGGGGCTGTCGGTCGACGAGGACGGATTCCGGTCGCTGATGTCCGAGCAGCGCAACCGGGCCAAGGACGACGCTCGCGCCCGTAAGCACGCACACGCCGACCTGACGGTCTACAAGGACTTCGTCGACGGTTCGCCGACCGAGTTCACCGGATTCGACGAACTCGGTTCCGACGCAACGGTGTTGGCCTTGATCTCCAACGGCGTCCGGGTTCCGACCGCGGTTGCGGGAGAGCGGATCGAGATCATTCTCGACCGCAGCCCTCTCTACGCCGAGTCCGGTGGCCAGATCGCCGACATCGGCACCATCACCGCGCCCGGGCTCTCGGTCAAGGTCGACGACGTGCAGAAGATCGCCAAGAAGCTCTGGACTCACAAGTCCGTGGTCGAGTCGGGGCAGATCACCGAGGGCGACACCGTCCACGTCGACGTCGATCACGCCTGGCGCAAGGGTGCGACCCAGGGCCACTCCGGTACCCACATGGTGCACGCGGCCCTGCGACAGGTCCTCGGTCCGAACGCGACGCAGGCCGGATCGCTCAACAAGCCCGGCTACCTTCGATTCGATTTCTCGTGGCAGGGCGCGCTCTCGGAGGCGCAGCGCGACGACATCGAGAACGTCGCCAACGACGCGGTTGGCTCGGACTTCGCGGTCAACACCCTGGTCACCGACCTCGAAAGCGCCAAGAAGATGGGCGCGATGGCCCTGTTCGGCGAGAACTACGGCGACGAGGTGCGGGTGGTCGAGATCGGCGGACCGTTCTCGATGGAACTGTGCGGTGGTACGCACGTGCAGCACTCGTCGCAGATCGGACCGGTCACCATTCTCGGTGAATCGTCCGTCGGCTCCGGAGTGCGCCGCGTCGAAGCATTCGTCGGCCTCGACTCCTACCGCTACCTCGCCAAGGAACGCGCGCTGCTGGCCGGCATCGCGTCCTCGCTGAAGGTTCCGTCCGAGGAGGTCCCGGCGCGCATCGAGACCTTGGTCGAGCGCCTGCGGGTCGCGGAGAAGGAACTCGACGCCGTCAAGGCCGCCGCTGTGCTGGCCTCGGCAGGTGAGTTCGTCGGCAAGGCCGAGCGATTCGGTGACGTGCGAGCGGTGGTTGCCCGAGCACCGGAGGGTGTCGGCGGTAACGATCTGCGCACCCTGGTGACCGACATTCGAGGACGGCTGGGCACCGATCCGGCCGTGGTGGTGCTGTTCGGCACCGTCAGCGGCAAGGTCCCGTTCGTGGTCTCCGCCAACAAGGCAGCTCAGGATGCAGGCGTCGCGGCAGGCGATCTGGTGGCGGCCTTCGGTCCGAGCATCGGTGGCCGAGGCGGAGGCAAGCCCGAGTTGGCCCAGGGGTCGGGATCGGACGTCGCCGGAATCGACGCCGGTATCGACGCCGCGCGGGCTCGACTGACCGAACTCACGACCCACTGA